From a single Capsicum annuum cultivar UCD-10X-F1 chromosome 12, UCD10Xv1.1, whole genome shotgun sequence genomic region:
- the LOC124889507 gene encoding actin-related protein 2-like isoform X2 — protein MDSKNVIVCNDTRYVKCGFVGENFPTSVFPCVVGRPMLRYEESFIEQDLKPSDAASGPISPMDTKRSRDDNDPNDIL, from the exons ATGGACAGTAAAAATGTCATTGTTTGCAACGACACCAGG TATGTCAAGTGTGGCTTTGTGGGTGAGAATTTTCCCACATCTGTATTCCCTTGTGTTGTAGGGAGGCCAATGCTAAGATATGAAGAATCCTTCATCGAACAAGACTTGAAG ccaagtgatgcgGCTAGCGGACCCATTTCGCCCATGGATACAAAGAGATCACGTGATGATAATGATCCTAATGACATTCTTTGA
- the LOC107851666 gene encoding cell wall / vacuolar inhibitor of fructosidase 2 gives MKTNHQEMSSNFHFLLIFVFLISLQPTISTSSSSSIDLIQKTCKNTKYYDLCMSSLKSDSTSLKADTKGLATIMVKIGMVNATATNKYLSSSKLVFNTSNYSNDDVVLMKKLLNDCADKYALATNALQDSLQDLNNEVYDYAYMHVMAAADYPNVCHNGFKRNPRLNYPPQLAIREDGFKHICDVVLGILDALGW, from the coding sequence atgaaaacaaatCATCAAGAAATGTCCTCTAATTTCCACTTCTTattgatttttgttttcttgatttcaCTGCAACCAACAatttcaacatcatcatcatcatcaattgaTCTCATCCAAAAAACATGTAAGAACACAAAATACTATGATCTTTGTATGTCCTCTCTCAAATCAGATTCCACAAGTCTCAAAGCAGACACAAAGGGGCTAGCAACTATCATGGTCAAAATTGGAATGGTCAATGCCACAGCCACAAACAAATACTTAAGTTCTTCAAAATTAGTATTTAACACTAGTAATTACTCAAATGATGATGTGGTATTAATGAAGAAACTCCTTAACGATTGTGCTGATAAGTATGCATTAGCTACTAATGCACTTCAAGATTCACTTCAAGATTTGAATAATGAAGTTTATGACTATGCTTACATGCATGTTATGGCTGCTGCTGATTACCCTAATGTCTGTCATAATGGGTTTAAGAGGAATCCAAGATTGAATTATCCACCTCAACTTGCTATTAGGGAAGATGGATTTAAGCATATTTGTgatgttgttttaggtattcttgATGCTCTTGGTTGGTGA
- the LOC124889507 gene encoding uncharacterized protein LOC124889507 isoform X1, which translates to MHQRKAEMDRHSDAFIALPDWYKHSLLVQFSLFYTQIPKQNTNRKRTSGRPMLRYEESFIEQDLKPSDAASGPISPMDTKRSRDDNDPNDIL; encoded by the exons ATGCATCAAAGGAAAGCAGAAATGGATAGGCACTCTGATGCTTTTATTGCTTTACCAGATTGGTATAAGCACTCACTACTAGTCCAATTTTCACTCTTTTACACTCAAATTCCCAAGCAGAATACTAATAGAAAAAGGACATCAG GGAGGCCAATGCTAAGATATGAAGAATCCTTCATCGAACAAGACTTGAAG ccaagtgatgcgGCTAGCGGACCCATTTCGCCCATGGATACAAAGAGATCACGTGATGATAATGATCCTAATGACATTCTTTGA